The Sorex araneus isolate mSorAra2 chromosome 5, mSorAra2.pri, whole genome shotgun sequence genome has a segment encoding these proteins:
- the RHOH gene encoding rho-related GTP-binding protein RhoH, which yields MLSSIKCVLVGDSAVGKTSLLVRFTSETFPESYRPTVYENTGVDVFMDGVQISLGLWDTAGNDAFRSIRPLSYQQADVVLMCYSVANQSSFQNLKNKWIGEIRSNLPCTPVLVVATQTDQREMGPHRASCVNAVEGKKLAQDVRAKGYLECSALSNRGVQQVFECAVRTAVNQARKRNRRRFFSINECKIF from the coding sequence ATGCTGAGCTCAATCAAGTGTGTGCTGGTGGGCGACTCGGCCGTGGGCAAGACCTCTCTGCTGGTGCGCTTCACCTCGGAGACCTTCCCGGAGTCCTACAGGCCCACCGTGTACGAGAACACGGGTGTGGACGTGTTCATGGACGGCGTCCAGATCAGCCTGGGCCTCTGGGACACAGCGGGCAATGATGCCTTCCGCAGCATCCGGCCTCTCTCCTACCAGCAGGCCGACGTGGTGCTCATGTGCTACTCCGTGGCCAACCAAAGTTCCTTCCAAAACCTGAAGAACAAGTGGATCGGCGAGATCAGGAGCAACTTGCCGTGCACCCCCGTGCTGGTGGTGGCCACCCAGACGGACCAGCGGGAAATGGGCCCCCACCGGGCCTCCTGCGTCAATGCTGTGGAAGGGAAGAAACTGGCCCAGGACGTGAGGGCTAAGGGCTACCTGGAGTGCTCGGCCTTGAGCAACCGCGGGGTCCAGCAGGTGTTCGAGTGTGCCGTCCGCACCGCCGTCAACCAAGCCAGGAAGCGCAACAGAAGGCGGTTCTTCTCCATCAACGAGTGCAAGATCTTCTGA